A window of Eucalyptus grandis isolate ANBG69807.140 chromosome 4, ASM1654582v1, whole genome shotgun sequence genomic DNA:
GGCCGTGTTCTTGACATGCTTTTAACCTTGATGGTATTGCTGGTTTCAGAACACTTTCCGGTAGCAGATTAGTTGTGTGAGGCGTGTAATCTTTCGTGGGAAAGAGGCTACTGGTAACTGAGAGAGGCGGGACGTGAATATGGGGAATAAAGAATCGAGaagtagcagcagcagcagcagcagcaactaCTACTATGATTCCCGCAGCTACGACTCCCGATCATTTCGAAGCTCATCTaatctctcttcattttccGAGAACTACTATGGCCGTGACAGAAAAGGCAAGGTGCCGTCAAAATACGCCAGAATCGGTGATGATTACAACTCGCTGGAAGAGGTGCTCAACGCCATGTTCTACTTTTCAAGCTTATTTACAAATTGCGAAAtaagaaatcaagaaaacacTAAGTTCGAGCCTAATTCCTTGGATAAATGTGAAAATGCAGGTCACAAATGCTCTTGCGGAAGCTGGCCTCGAGTCTTCCAATCTTATTGTGGGGATCGATTTCACAAAAAGCAATGAATGGACAGGTGCACGATCTTTCAACCGCAAGTGCCTACATCACCTTGGGATACCCGAATCCATATGAACAGGCAATATCTATAATTGGGAGGACACTCTCGAGTTTCGATGAAGACAATCTCATTCCTTGTTTTGGTTTTGGCGATGGTCAGTACTTGCTGATGTTGTTATTAGAAGTAACATGACCTAACAGAGTTGCTAATTACTGGAGAGTTGATTTCCATTGGTTTTGCAGCTACAACGCATGATCAGGAAGCCTTTAGCTTTTATCCTGACAATAGATCATGTGAGGGCTTTGAGGAAGTTCTTTCCTGTTATAGAGATCTAGTTCCGAATATAAACTTGTCTggttagttttaaacatttcgCCTTCGTGTGTTACAAATTTTGCTTATGGAACTATGGAAACGACTAAGCACCTACGTTTTCGAAAATAACAGGACCAACATCATTCGCTCCCATTATTGACACTGCCATTGAAATCGTGGATAGCAGTGGTGGACAGTATCATGTCCTTGTGATCATTGCCGACGGACAGGTCAGTTTATAAAGAGCTGTTGTTTATGCAGTAACTGCAGACCCTTTTTTGTGCCTTTAACATATGATGAATTTCTCCACCTAAATTATTTGGTTTAACTTCATTTGCAAGGTTACGAGAAGCGTTGACACCAGTCATGGCCATCTGAGTCCTCAAGAACAGACTACAATAGATGCTATCGTGAAAGCAAGGTCGGGTTATTGCATGACCTTCCATTTTACTAGATCTGCTGCATCTAATGCACAAATCACAATCCTGAACgtacatttctatttttttcagcGAGTATCCATTGTCCATCGTGTTGGTCGGAGTTGGGGACGGACCATGGGATATGATGCACAAGTTTGACGACAAACATTCATTACCGAGCTTTTGACAACTTTCAGGTTAGCAGACCGAGCTAACCATGATAATAGAACTTGCTTGTGTAAGACTCTGACTTTTTGGTGTAACCCAACTCTTTTCTGTCTTGTAGTTTGTAAACTTCACCGACATCATGTCGAAGTACATGCCTGCATCCAAGAAGGAGGCAGAGTTTGCCCTTGCGGCATTGATGGAAATACCAACACAATACAAAGCTACACTTGATCTCCAACTTCTTGGGTAACGATCGAGTATAAACTTTAAAATGCAGTTTAAATTAGCAATTTATAACTGTAGGATTTGTATTTGTAATTTCAGACGTCGAAGAGGAACTTCAGGAAGGTTTGCTCTCCCTCCACCGAAGCAGATCCGTGCCACAAAACCTTACCCCAAGCACTCAAGCACTGTCGAGCACAGAAGTGGCTTTTCCTACACTCCTACTCCGTTCACTGAAAATCCTTCTCacaaggtaatttttttttttttcctcaaatgcAGAGCTCAACTCAAGTAAATGCCAGGACCAATACAGAAATGAATGTTCAATAGCTTCATGTTCCTTCTTATGATGTGCCTTTCCTTAAATCTTCGATAGAGGGTAGCACAAGTCTTGGGTCGCCTGTAAACCTCGGtggttgtttttttctttttttcagaattGTCCCGTGTGCCTGTGGAGTAAGAAGGATCTTGCATTTGGATGTGGGCATCAGGTAAACTTAAAAAACACCAGATTTATTTGCTGTTACATCTCTACAGGATCCATAACATCTCTGTGTGAGTTTTGCAGACGTGTTATGAGTGCGGAAGGGACTTGGCCTCATGCCCAATCTGTCGCTCATTCATAACTACCAGGATAAAGCTTTATGACTGAACATCAAAACCAAGTAGATGGATAAGGCGATAGCTGAGGGCCATGATTTACCGGTGATTCTGCTGGCTCTGGTATAGTTCTCTTCTAGTTTTTGACCCTTTGCGGACATGGAGTTTGCTTTTGGTGTTTGTCGCAACCAGTTTCGTTTTCGGATCTTTGCTAATTGTTTAGCTTTTAGCCGTCAATGTAAATTCTACCTATCTTCTAGCCTGTTTATATCATCCTCCCATTTTCTACAACATCATCTAATTGCTTACAGGTTCTTCTTGCTTGAAAGGTTGAATGCAATCACTCCATAATTTTACTTTGAATCCCACTGCATTGTGAAAATCACGCCATAATCATAAGATATACCATGCCAATGTCAATTAATAGTCAATTGTTCTCATCTTACTACATAACTGCATTCCCTGTGACAAACACAGAGAGCCTCCATATACTAGGGTAATCCTGCGTATTGTCTAAGTATTATAGTGACCTGACTTCTATGACTACCGGTTTCACTTTCGGAAGAGGGAAGCACCAACAACCCCAAGTGAGAAACTTCACACTTCAAATACCCAGACACTCCACATAACCAAAACCCAAACAATGACCCTCTCCAATATGTCCCAACGGCAGCAGACGTACTTTCAGTTACACCGACCAGAAACCTACATTCGCCGACCGACGGATCAAGGAAAGTGACCATCCCAAGCCCATCGAAATCACAGCTCTGTGAATTCTGCATCTGCAATTGATAGTAACTGTTGAATGCATACGAGATATTTCCCTTTGCTCCGATACCGTTGCACGATCCACCATAGTTGAGCGTAGTGCAATCCGCAACACTACAAGCAAGCTTCATGTGATTCATGACAGCAGAGAGATCCTTTGATGGGTCCGCCACGCACCACCTAGATGGGAGATACTGCACGTTCCTCGCATCCTTTAGCAGCCTGTTGCCCAAACCGAGGTTCAAGGCATATTTAGCCTGgccatcaaaagagaaaattccccAGTGCCTCTCAAAGTTCCCAGGGAGTACACTCTTGGCGCCTTCGTCAAGTAGACTGAAAAGATACACGTCCATCGGAGGGACTCCAGGTCTCAATGGAGTTCCTCGGTTGCTAAGTACATGATTAATAAGGCCTTGATTAAATGCCCGAGCAGCCGTAAGATTCGCATTCAGAGCTCCATCCGTTGGCCAACCCACCTCCCCAATAACTATGGGCATCTGACCATAACCTAATTTAGTAAGTGCTGCAACTAGAGTGTCGAAATTCCCATCAAATGCATTAGTGTACACATTGGCCCCATCTGTCACAGCATGAGTAGTTCCCCCAAAAAATGCATAGTCTTGAGGAAAATCCGTGCTCCCGTACAGGCTTAGGAACGGATAAATGTTCACTACAAAAGGGGAACCATTCGAATTCAGGAAAGAGACGAGTTGCGTCACGATTTGGGTGAGTTCAGGACGAAATGCCCCTTGAGAAGGAAGGTCCGCTTCATATGCATCGGCATTGCAAGGGACCACTAGCTTCACGTAACCAGCAAGATTCGCTTTGGCCAATGACTGTTGTAGATTAAGGAGGGCTGGCATAACATAATTCTGAAACTGACCCGCGTAGCTTGAGAGGAAGGGCTCATTGCCTACCGCGACATACCTGTCATTTTGTCATTTGAATTTATGTAAATAgtcaagaaaattgatttcacaCATCAACACATTAATTTCTTCACCATGTCATGGCCCCAAGATCCAGGATGAACAAAGTTCTTGTGAAGCAGGCATTATAATATGTAAGCAGCAAAGAACAGTGGCAGGGCCTTAAGAGTTAACACTCAAACATATATCTTTGCTTGCTACATATGCTAAATAAACATCAAGTCCAAACTAGTTTTTGTCCTTCTGATTTGACTCTACAGACAGCTTTAAGTAAGCCATAAGCTTTGCTCTCGCCCACGATATTGAGGTAAGCAGAGATCCACTGCGATGTGTAAAAGACTATAATAGTCCATACAACCTCCCCGCACCATCTCAAACCAATGACTTAAACACAGATGCATTTCTAAAATGATATAACAAGAGGACTGAAGAATCCAGACCCAGATAATTCAACCAGCAAGGGACTAACTAAATCATAGAATGCAAACTGGGACTCTTCAACTGAAAGGTGCCGCAATTAAGTTAATCTCACTACTTCAAATATAGTTGTGAAGGAGGGAATGCCAGCAAAAAGCTGTATCTCCACTCTTCCACTTCTAAAAAGTGTCCAAACCCAACATCCCAAGATCATCACATAATGAGAAAGACATACTTAGCTCTACCATATTGAACTCTTCCACTCTCcatcaaacaatcaatcaatctaaCACAAACCAAACCCCAAACAAACGAGAAAGGGCAAAACGAGAACTCGCTGCATCATACCTGATGGCAACACCTCCTTTACCAACAAACTAGACACATTCTGGCGAACCCAGAGATCAGAGGCAACGCTGGAAGAGCCCAACACGGTCAGCATCTCATTGGGTATCCCCACCATCACCTCAATCCCACTCCCTTCAAGAGCCTTGAGCGCACCCGGGTCCGCATCGAACAGCTTCACCTTCTGTATCTTGTTCTGCTGCAAGAGATCCACCACCGTGGACGGCCTCAGCCTGTGGAAGGAGATGGTGCCCCAGTTCACTCCAATGGCGGGTTCTGCGGCCGGGAACGAGGACGAGAGCACCAGGAGGAGCGAAAATGTTGCAACTTTCGTCCTGGGTTGCAGCATTTCCGGGTTTCAAGATTGGTCATCCAGGTGAGAGACGGGATTCTTGATTGGATAGACGATATAAAGGAGTGATTTTTTAGTGCTCTGCAGGGGCAAGGCGGCGGGGGGATGGTTCAGATTGAAGCTGCCAAGGAGCAGCAGAGGGTGCAACCGTtcttaaaaaagagaaaaagctgcTGAAGAACCTACCAGCGACGGAGATCTTTCTTGGGTCatttcttgaattattttaaGCTGCTAATTAGTGCGTGGCAAGTGGACATGATCAGTCCCTCCGTAATCTTGCTGGGGCCACTCTTCTTTCTTTGCACATTTTCAAGAGCACAGGAAAGAAAGAATCCATAAATCATCTTGACATTAAACAAAGAATTAAACAAGAAACATGGGAAAGAAAACCCATTCCTTCTGTCTTTATTTGGAGTACGATGTGACAGAACAACTAAGATCAAGATCTGAAGGATCTATCGCGGCCACCAGTAGCATTTGCGAGTTTTACTTAGagccgttaaacgggtgggtcgggtcgttggtttgggtcgggtcattaatggttCGGCCCGTGGACCCATTAACCCATTATACGCCCATTAatgtttaatgtaaatttttcgacccaaacccgacccgacccatacccaacccatacccgacccgacccaactcatattaataaaatattttcatatttaacaaatttagaaaacttattccatgtttttttaaagattatattattaaaatacttccaagcttttatatatatatattatttttttaaaaattgtattgctaaaatagttttatacaatataaatttaatggacaatttttataaattttaaaataattatttaaaaaaatcgaaatttaattattttttaaaaaaattaaatttttaattatttttattttatttttaaaatataattttcttttttttttctttttcttttttttcttctccttcttcttcatctttggccggccgccggccacgacgacggccggcgaccggccacaggcgagcctcgagctcgagctcgccgacgccggcaagctcgaggctcgccagatcggcgagctcgaggctcgccagatcggcgaggctcgagcctcgcccgacgccgagagctcgagtctcgccagatcggcgaggctcgagcctcgcccgacgccggcgagctcgagtctcgccagatctggcgagccttgagctcgccgacgccggcgaggcctccgcctcgccagatccggcgagctcgagctcgccccctCGCCGgaactggcgaggctcgagcctcgcccgatgccggcgagctcgaggtttcgccggatcggcgaggctcgagcctcgcccgacgccagcgagctcgaggctcgccagatcggcgaggctcgagccttgccgacGCCAGCaggctcgagtctcgccagatcggcgaggctcgagcctcgccgggcgtcggcgaggcctccacctcgccagatccggcgagctcgagctcgcccgacaccagcgagctcgaggctcgcctggccgatcgccggccgtcgccgtgccggcgaccggaaggaggaaggagaaagaaaaaaaaaaaaaaagaagaaagaaaaaaaggaagaaaaagaaaagagaaaataaaaaaataaattataatttggatttttataaagttgaagagagaagggaggaattataatgtttttgttaaagatgagttttcaacccaacccatttaaaaacccacttaagacccacctatcTTAAACCTATAATtgtgaaacccatttaactatcttttgttataaacaagtgacccatttatgacccatttaagatttaaatgggtcataaatgggtttgtgacccattttaacacctctaggAGCACCATATGGAGAAACTACGGGCTCACAAggttttgtgtttttcttgattttgacttCATAGGGTCACGTGAAATcattaatttgagatttcttGTTATAAGTGGATTGTAAATCATCGaaattgtttaattaataatataagtgcAAATTATTAACCGATTTTGAAACTTCTGGCGAGATAAGTTTCAGATATTAGAGTATGTTAAAAAGGTTTCAAGTTGAATGAAATTAGGAACCTATTTAGGATATAAGTTCCAAGTGAAATCTAAATAGAACCTAGAACTactcatcattatttttaagtaGAGCCTCGGGATTCaaggtgaaattttttaaaatccaacaaaaatatGACAACATTATGGTCTCCATCAATGGAGAGCTAGCAATATTATGAAAGACaatgatacttttttttttatatcaatctGCACACTGATAATCGGTGTGATCATCTATCAAATTCATGTTTCAAAAACACTTAAAAATGTATGTATGCATGAGGTATTAAGCAAAAGAGTCCGGTAAAAAAATTGGCATCGATTGGATCATttcaaaattagcaaattaaaataggaaaagtaccaaaaaattcataaacctattgcattggtaccaattcagttataaacttttcaattgaatcaatctgaccctaaacctttttacattaaTACCAAGTCGcacatccagccaattttggtctACCGGCGTTAACATGGACATCGGCCGGTGACCGAACGCTAACGCgcgaaattttttaatgtttttttattttttattcattttttccttttttttctttttcctttctttttccttcttcctccttggattgttccggcggtggccggtgagcctccagtgaggctcgcccgccaCTGGGTGAGGGCTTCACGGCCCTCGCTTAGCCTCACTCTGGCCTTGCCATGGGCAATGGTGCCTTCCCCATGGCAAGGCTTGGCGAGGGCCGCATTGGCCTCGCCGGCGGTTGgcaagggcttcgcggccctcgctcggcctctcCTAGTGGGCGAGGCgccgcctcgccggccctcaccgcAACCGAcgaggccaaggcgaggcgCCTCGCCCAAATCGGGGCGCAGCCACCTTGCTGGCGGCCTTGGGAGAGGCCGGGCTAGGGCCGCAACCCTCACCCGGGGTTGGCGAGCCTCACCTGAGGCTCGCTAGCCACCGCCGGAACAtttcaaggaggaagaaggaagaaaagaaaaggaaaaagaaaaattaataaaaattcaaaaaatatttaaaaatatattaaaaattgccacatcaacgCCTTGTCACCAACCGATGTCCATGTCAATGTTGGCATGCCAAAATTGGCCTGATGGACTGAATTAATATCGatgtaaaaaagtttatgattgaattggtcaaattgaaaagttatgactaaattggtaacaatacaataggtttaagactttttttatacttttcccagATTAAAATTGTCTCCTTCAActattatttattctttttttcggGGTGAAAATTGTAGACTCTAGAATCAAAGATAAAAACATCAATCACACGGGATGCCTTTAGGGAACATTTTGAGGAGTTCTAGGGAAAATGCAAAGGGATGCAAATAGAGTTCGGTAAAATGTAACATTTCACTGATCTGGAACACCCATGCCAAGAAATGGATTTGGCCATTTTAAACACGCCAAGCTTTCAAACGTTTGACTAGTCCTGAAATATTCAGGAATGCACTAGTTATTAAACAAAAggatccaattaaaaaaaaaggcaccgACCAGATCATTTCAGATTTAGCAAATTAAATTGTCGCCCCCAACTATTCTTCGATaactttctctttttgttcttttattttcggGAATTGTAGACTCCTACCCACCAAGGCCAAGAATCagaaataaatattcattagaTAGAATACCGGGGGAAGGGGTAAACTTTTAGTGACTCAAATGCAAATTGCCCTCAAGTATAATAGTAGCATCCAATTAAATTGATAACAAATGATATGCAATTCCTAATATATTCTTATGTTTTATGCTAATCTTTTTTGCAATCTTTCTGAAGCCCAGTTTATCACAACACAATTCTTAGTCGAAGCATCATATGTGTTAATATTCCTAATTCAAAAGTGGAGGAGAAGGCACTTAGCTATGGGCCAAAAGATCAAAGAATTTCTACAAGCTAATAACAACATTTTGCCAATAAGGTATTCCTACAATGACATTAAGAAGATAACTCGAAAGTTCAGGTACCAactacaaaagggaaaatatagGTTAGGAAAGCTTCGAAGCAGCAATGACGTGGTTATCAAGATTTAAGGTAACTTATAGGGAGAAAAACACAAAGGGATGCAAATAGCATTCGGTGGTAAAATATACCATTAAACGCACCAAGCTTTCAAACATTTTGACTTGTCCCGGAATCTTCAGGAGAGCTCCTGTCTATTTAGGCAGTGGGGAAGTCAAAAGGTCAAAAAAATCAGACAGCCAGGAACCAGATCACGCTGTCTGGATTCGGAAGGTCTTCCCTGACACTGCCTCCCCCTGCTTTTTATGGAGGTCGACGACCTGTACACACGTATGCGCATCGCCCACTTGTCCCTGCGCATCACGTACACACACCACACGACACCGCCCACCCAAAAGCCCCGCTCTACATCTCAACCCTTTTCGTCCCCTTCTCTTCTCTGCTGGATCGCAGAGGGACGTACGCAAAGGACACTccttttactctcttttttctcccctCGTTTCCCTTGTGAAGCAAAGCTCCCTCCTGCGAGATTTCGTTCGGTTTCTGTTCTGATTTCGCGGGCCGCTTAGGTGGAATCGAACTgaaatcgaatcgaatcgaatcgaatcgaatctcTGTTCTGGGTCTGGTTGGATCGAAGGATGTCGTACGCTTACCTCTTCAAGTACATCATCATCGGCGATACGGGTACTCTTCGTGAAATCCCCAGTTGGTTTTCGCTGTTGGGCAGCTTCGATTTCGGCACCCTTTTCGGGAAATAGTCGTTGTTGATCGCCGTCCTTGTTTGAGGATTCGGAAAGATTGATCTTTTCGTGTGATTCGTTGTCGGGATTTCATTGTCTTAACTTGCTTTTTCGATGCGTTTGTTGCGTTGCGAGGCTTGAACGAGCGTTCTAATGGCGCCTCCGATGCGTTAATCCCGAAAGGGAGTTGCCCGAGttctaaattttggattttcagTTTTCGGTTTTATTGAAATTAGTACTGTTGTTGTGAGCTTGGGATGAAACGAGCATTTTAATGGTGCCTACGACGCGTTAATCCTGAAAAGGAGTTGCCCAAGTTctaaattttgggtttttggttttcGGGTTTATTGAAATTAGTACTGTTGTTGTGAGCTTGGGATGAGATATCGGCAATGTTTCTTGAATTGGATGTGAGGAGCGTGATGTGAGCTTGGCTGCTCTTCCTCTGTAGGAGTTGGAAAATCAtgccttcttcttcaatttacCGACAAGAGGTTCCAGCCGGTGCATGACTTGACAATTGGTGTTGAGTTCGGGGCCAGGATGATCACCATCGACAACAAACCAATTAAGCTTCAGATTTGGGACACGGTTGGTGTTCTCTCCTCAAACTTGTGTTACAGACAGCCTTATGTACATTGGACATTCTTAGCTTTATGGGTCTTTTCTTAGTATATTAGAGACCTTGTTGGAATTAGCTGGAGCACTGCTATGAAGTAGTTTGTATATGACAATTCTCTTGTTCTTTGCGACACCTTTTGAAGCTTAAGTTTGTGTTATTTATGCCAGGCTGGTCAAGAATCCTTCAGATCCATCACAAGGTCTTACTACAGAGGGGCTGCTGGTGCATTGCTTGTTTATGATATCACAAGGTACATTTTTTCATGCTGTTGTATATGTTGTTTCTATCAGGAGGCAGTTTGCTTTTGGATTCAGATGCTTCAACCCTTAAACATAGTAGCTGATGTTATTCAATCAGATGTCTCCATATGTCAGTCTGGAAAGAACAGTATTCACTTGTTGCTATTGTTTCTGCTGTTGCATCTGAAAGTTGCTACATAGACCAAATCCAGTCTTGATGGTTTAATGTGGAGATATGGCGTTTCTTAGAATATTGGATATTAAACCACGATGTCATAAAGCAGCTTAaccttttagaatagttgacagTGGTCCCACAAAATTTTATGCTGTATAGAGCAGGACTCCTGAGTTCAATTCTTTCCAAGCCCTTGTTTGCCCTTATTCCCACCTACATGTGAGAGGAAGTATTAGAATATTTGAATAATCATACATGTCAAGcttatataacattttacagTGGTCCCTTAAACTTTCATGTGTTCAATTCAGATTTTACATGgttggcttttcctttttctaggaGAGAAACTTTTAATCATCTGGCTAGCTGGCTAGAAGATGCAAGGCAGCATGCAAACGCAAACATGACTATCATGCTCATTGGCAATAAGTGTGATCTTGCTCATAGAAGGGCTGTAAGCACGGAGGAAGGGGAGCAGTTTGCGAAGGAGCATGGTTTAATCTTCATGGAGGCTTCAGCAAAGACTGCTCAGAATGTGGAAGAGGTGATGAATCTACGATTTAAGATAAAGATTTCTTGTAATGCAATTACTTCTTGGCCCTCATAGTTTCCTTGGAGTTACCTTATCTGATGGAAGAAGCTTTCCTGACAGGCCTTTATCAAGACAGCTGCGACTATATACAAGAAAATTCAGGATGGAGTATTTGACGTGTCAAATGAGGTCAGTTCTGGGTTTTGTCATTCCGTGATATATATTTCTTCAGAAATGGGATTATATGATGCATGCTAGGTGTTTGGGATCAGAGAATGGCACAAAGATATTGTATTACTATGCTTAAGtcctttttcttcaacttgctTGTAATTAAGTTTAAGATTAGTTCTGATTTTGCATGTGGTCTTTTGCTGTTGGTGATCATGTTTTGTTGCAGTTGCCGCTAGAATTAAGTTATTCTATGAGATACGATTTGGTCAAATAGTGAGAACTACCATATATTatttcacttttcctttctgCTGAATAGATACTTTGTAATTTCATATGAGTAGTTTTGATTGCTCAGAATCTTCAAAGCAACcaatcaactttttcttttccccaaattgTAGAAAAATACAGCCACATGTCTGCAAATATGGTAGATCCTTATCAATGCAATTCAATTAATGACCTCTTTTAAGTGTCGTATGGCCATGCTTAGATACGCAATCATTGTAATGgacattttgcaaaaattctaGGCATGTGTTTTAAAGTGAGAATAGAGGACAAGATAATTGGGTTATTGATTCATATAGTAACGTCCATTCATATTGCTTGTGTTTGTTAATGGGATTACCATTGTATTGGTTGAGTCCACATTGGCAGATCGTTGCATCAAGTATTTGTATTATTGACCAAAATGGTCAGGGTTTACATACTACAATGCGGTTAGCATTGTTTACAATTGTCTAAAGTATGTCCGGGCCATCTGTTGCAGTCTTATGGAATAAAAGTGGGATATGGTGGAATTCCCGGTCCATCAGGAGGCAGAGATGGCGTTGCTTCTCAATCTGGAGGATGTTGCGGCTAGACCTGAATTGGATCTTCACTTCCCTCAAGACACTTTGACCTTGCTTTATCTCTTATTTGCAGTCTGAATTGTGACTTATTATTTGTaagtaaaaactttttacattTGACATGCCTGTATTTGTTTTGGTGATTTGATTGTAAATTCAGCAGTGTGTTCAGTTTCATCTGTAAGTGGTCTGGGAACAATCACAAGTTGTTGTAATACAAGGAAAAGGGGccattctttttgtttgttccaTGACTTTTTCTGTGCTCGAAAGTCCATTCTGTCTCCATTTGACTTGGTTTAATTCAATATGGTTGAACTGGGTATAAGTTCATTGTACCTAGTTAATCTATTTAGACATATTATGGGCAATCTAAGCAATTGGGAATAGACGTTCTTGTGTGACGGTCTGACGGATTATGAAGTTTGGATCTTTATGGATTAAACTACTACTACCATCCAACTTCCTCATTTAATTGTGAGTTGTCTCtagagttttctttttaatgctGTTTATTTTAAGCAACTGGGCAACAATAATCTATTGAGTTTTAGAATACTTCCATGCTTTCCTCCTGGATCCAGCGGGTGTTTTAGTCTGACAAGTGTATAACGAGACATGAGCAGAGAGTAATTCCGTCATCTGTCAGTGATTATCTGGGGTAGATAGGCTTTTTTGGTCTTGTGCAATCGACATCGAAATCATTTTGGACGATATGACTGTTATATTCAACTGCTGCTGAGGATTAAGTATCTAATGACAAGTTGTTAGCGGATATCTGGTGAATGTTCTTTCCGTTTGCATCGAACTAGTTGGCACCATGCCAGGCTATGGTTTTTAATGTTCTTAGTTTTAGGGGACATCAGTGGTACTCAGGAGTTTCTGCTAAGTTATGAAAATCAGATTGGACGACCACTTGCAAAACAATGATGAGCCAAAACTTCTATCGCAAAAACATGCTTTCGAAGTCAGTCCTGTCATAGCTACCAGCATTGATCTGTTTCCCATCTTCTGGTTGGCTGCGGCGCCATGCTTGAGTATCTAGAACTACAATGTGCACGTACAGACAGATCGTAGCGAGCTCTGGCTGCTGGATCAGACAATATGGCGTAGGCATTATTGATTTCGACGAAGTCGCCCTCGTCTCCGTTGGCTGAAGCCGAATCCGGGTGGTAGAGCTTCGCCAAGCTACGATAAGCG
This region includes:
- the LOC104441178 gene encoding LOW QUALITY PROTEIN: E3 ubiquitin-protein ligase RGLG5 (The sequence of the model RefSeq protein was modified relative to this genomic sequence to represent the inferred CDS: inserted 2 bases in 1 codon; deleted 1 base in 1 codon); this translates as MGNKESRSSSSSSSSNYYYDSRSYDSRSFRSSSNLSSFSENYYGRDRKGKVPSKYARIGDDYNSLEEVTNALAEAGLESSNLIVGIDFTKSNEWTGARSFNRKCLHHLXGYPNPYEQAISIIGRTLSSFDEDNLIPCFGFGDATTHDQEAFSFYPDNRSCEGFEEVLSCYRDLVPNINLSGPTSFAPIIDTAIEIVDSSGGQYHVLVIIADGQVTRSVDTSHGHLSPQEQTTIDAIVKASEYPLSIVLVGVGDGPWDMMHKFDDNIHYRAFDNFQFVNFTDIMSKYMPASKKEAEFALAALMEIPTQYKATLDLQLLGRRRGTSGRFALPPPKQIRATKPYPKHSSTVEHRSGFSYTPTPFTENPSHKNCPVCLWSKKDLAFGCGHQTCYECGRDLASCPICRSFITTRIKLYD
- the LOC104441177 gene encoding LOW QUALITY PROTEIN: glucan endo-1,3-beta-glucosidase 5 (The sequence of the model RefSeq protein was modified relative to this genomic sequence to represent the inferred CDS: inserted 1 base in 1 codon); amino-acid sequence: MLQPRTKVATFSLLLVLSSSFPAAEPAIGVNWGTISFHRLRPSTVVDLLQQNKIQKVKLFDADPGALKALEGSGIEVMVGIPNEMLTVLGSSSVASDLWVRQNVSXFVGKGGVAIRYVAVGNEPFLSSYAGQFQNYVMPALLNLQQSLAKANLAGYVKLVVPCNADAYEADLPSQGAFRPELTQIVTQLVSFLNSNGSPFVVNIYPFLSLYGSTDFPQDYAFFGGTTHAVTDGANVYTNAFDGNFDTLVAALTKLGYGQMPIVIGEVGWPTDGALNANLTAARAFNQGLINHVLSNRGTPLRPGVPPMDVYLFSLLDEGAKSVLPGNFERHWGIFSFDGQAKYALNLGLGNRLLKDARNVQYLPSRWCVADPSKDLSAVMNHMKLACSVADCTTLNYGGSCNGIGAKGNISYAFNSYYQLQMQNSQSCDFDGLGMVTFLDPSVGECRFLVGVTESTSAAVGTYWRGSLFGFWLCGVSGYLKCEVSHLGLLVLPSSESETGSHRSQVTIILRQYAGLP
- the LOC104441181 gene encoding ras-related protein RABB1c — its product is MSYAYLFKYIIIGDTGVGKSCLLLQFTDKRFQPVHDLTIGVEFGARMITIDNKPIKLQIWDTAGQESFRSITRSYYRGAAGALLVYDITRRETFNHLASWLEDARQHANANMTIMLIGNKCDLAHRRAVSTEEGEQFAKEHGLIFMEASAKTAQNVEEAFIKTAATIYKKIQDGVFDVSNESYGIKVGYGGIPGPSGGRDGVASQSGGCCG
- the LOC104442796 gene encoding chaperone protein dnaJ 11, chloroplastic translates to MSKLGSLQLPHLPSGSCPPANFGKSRPWKSNVVSAAATATVEPVLTVKDSSATLYQVLRVKASASQAEIKAAYRSLAKLYHPDSASANGDEGDFVEINNAYAILSDPAARARYDLSVRAHCSSRYSSMAPQPTRRWETDQCW